In Arachis hypogaea cultivar Tifrunner chromosome 7, arahy.Tifrunner.gnm2.J5K5, whole genome shotgun sequence, the genomic window CTATGGACGTACACCTTGTGCCACCATTGCCAACTGTATTGGCATATATCATCATTTATAACCTTGACATAAATACATAGCTTCTTTTATTTATGGTAAAGGTAAATTAAAGCTTCTGTAAAGGGTAAACGGTAAAAGTCACTTATTATTAGTTTAGTCTTTAGATTGCACTACTTACATTATCGGATTCcttgtattattattactattattaatattgTTCATATTCTCACTCAAATAATAAACTAGATCCAAATTAAGCTAAGAAATCTAAATTCTAAGAATTGGCCTTTTAAAAAAAGTGAATCAGCACACAAATATAAGTAACACTTATTTAAAGTAAGTAACTGTCTTTTTATATCTTTCATCTGTTTTTAGAAGAGAGATTCCAACAACTCTAAAATAAAGAGAGAGTTATCCACCATCAGAAGTAGAACTATTTCAGTGGTTGTTGGTTCGTCtcttataaataccctgacacactccggtaggggtgttcaaaaccgatccggacCAAATTAAACCGACGGACCgaaccgaaaaaaccgaaaaccgaacaaaaccgaaaaccgaaaaaaccgaaaaatataTTTTGCTGTTTTTTTGCGGTTCGGTTCGATTTTCGGTTCTGACCATGAAAACTCGAACCGAACCGATAActaaagaaaccctaaaaaaaccattAGTTAACCCAACCCATTAGACGGCCCATTACCCCACGGCCCACTCCCCACCCCCTTCAGAAAACCTAGCGTCCCCAttaccccacccccacccccacgtCCCCACGCAGCCAAACCTCTCAAAGAAATCCCATTACCCTAACCCCCCAGCAGCACCTCTCTGTCCCTCCCAGCCCCAACAAACAGTGTCTCCCAGCCCCGACCAGCAGCCCCTCTCAGCCCCTAACTCTTCTTGCCCCATTGTCTCCAATCCTCTCAACTCTCAGCGCCTTTTgctctccctctcccttcctcGTCCTCCCTTTGCTCCGCCACTCCACCATTGCTGCCGGCTTGCCTCTGGACAACACCAACCCTGACTTGTGTCCCTCGGCCCTGTTCTCTTCCTCGTAGCACGGCTCTCTCTTCGTCGTCCTCCCCGGCACGGCTACGCCATCGTCCTCCACAGCTCCAAGGCCGCAGCAACACACCGTAGTCCTTGTAGTGCCTCTCTCTCCATCGTCCTTTCTGCACTCTACCACTCTGTCTATATCAGCAGATTATCAATAATGGAGCCTAAGTCAGGTTGGTTCTTCTACTTCTGATCCAGCCACTTgttattttttgcttcttgattttCTCTGTTCTATTGATTTTATTTACTGTTCTGTCTTCTCTCTTCTGTTCTAATTTTTGCTGGCTGCTGCTactattatctattttttttatttgttaattattattgattattgattttaatttgttaattaatcaTTATTATTGCTGCTGCTACTGTAACTGTTATTGTTAATGGTTTATTCTTATTATTGCTGCTGCTAAttcatttgaatttgaatttgttaaTCTATTAGTTAAAAAAGGGAGACTCCAAATGCAATTTTGGTGGTATTTGTGTGGTTTTGATGAATTAGTGGTGTGATGAGGTTGAAAATAGATAGCCGGTATTATTGTAAAAATTTTAACGGGGGAATTCTTCCTTGTTGGTCTGATGGCTGCTACTATTTTTTGCTTTTAACTTGTTATTAATTCAATGATTTATTGTTATTCTGTTTTTGGTTTTGATTCACTGTTAGTGTTGATATTTAATGTTGTATTTGTGATTTTTTGCAGTTTGATCATAGTATGAGGGATAACATTGGTGAAACTGAAGGTGGAATTGGTGGATATGTAATATTGTAATGCTTTCAATGCCGTCGAACAGCACCGGCGGTGCGGCTCTTTTGGTTTTGttctttttaatttgttcttgCAGCTTTGGTAATTTGTGGTTCTGTTTGATAATTTCTGTTTGAAAATTTGTGGTTCTGAAtccttttcttgattttttttatcatgaCAGGTATAGGATGCATCCAAAGATATGCAAATCCTCTTCACTGCATTTTGATGACAATAAAGCACAAAATAGGAGCCAATAACGTATATTTGATGGATTGCTGCTGGTTGTTGACTTGTTTATTTCATTGTTGCTGCCTTGCTGGTTGTTCTGTTGAATTACTGaattgcttttgagttttgaagtGATTTAGTATGATTTATCAAGTGTTGGAGGTTTTGAATTActgaattattgttgaattactttattgttggtattgttgatgcTTGGttaatgattttgtaaattgcttGATTTTGTAAATTATTTGTAAATTGATTTTGTTGTTTAATGTATTTCTTTAGTAAGTTTGATGTCAGTTCAAGTGAGAATATGGGTGACACCGGATTGTTGATTTCAATTGTGTATTTGTGTTTGACAATTTCAATGTATAagactttgtgaaatagtattttagtattttgtttgaattgattgaaaaaccgaacaaaccgaaccaaaccaaaccgattttaattggtttggtttggttcggatggccTCGACAAAAAAactgaaccaaaccgaaccgcagcTTAATTAGACGATCGGATCGGATGACATTTCTcttaaaaaccgaaccaaactgcACCGCAAACGCCCCTACACTCCGGTATAGTTAAGTTTCAATATCCTAAAAATCTGCTTAATCCCTTGTTGATTTAGGCATCGGAatgtcttgcaggtaccacctccaTTCCTCAAACACACACATAACTTGGAGAGTGGCTCTAGGCAAACACAAGTCGACCAATTTACTTATCTTCAGGTTACATACGTAATAATTTAAATAAGGTAAATTCTATGGtgtagaaataatttttttttacacataAGAAAGTCAACGTGGCATGGATTTAAGAGTGACACATATCTTTTGTTATTATGACTTTATTTAGATTTGACAGACAAAtgcataaaaatttaaattttatctttttcaattaaatacaTTAATTCTTTTTTTTGGACTTGATTAAATACATTAATTCTAATGAaacattaattataaatatattttcgtTGTACTGggccaaaaaaaataatttttggatTATAATGAATTGTTATTAAAAGAACATATTTTATTGTGtttattttatcaataaaaataattaatttttattaaatattctaAGTATGCCATAAATAATGTTAAATActataaacaataaatatttaaaaaataaaaattcaaattcaaagtttAGTCTCTAAATTATGTATAATACTGAACTTTTTTTACATTTTGTATAAGAAAATAATAggtattattttcattttgtgagagtcactttaaaaatttttgtcaTTTCATTTATGAATGGCTGATTTCTGTATATGAAATTATTGTTGTATTATTCTCCGTTATGTAAAAGTAGTATTCTTAATTTAGTATAGATGTAATCATAAATAAATCAGAGAGTctgatttgtattttaaaaataaaaaaaaaataaagttcatCAATTGGATGATTAGATTTGTGTAAGTTCACaaataggagaatcaattttGTGTAAGTAGTTCACAAATCAGAGAGtcagttttatattttaaaaatttttaaaaattaaaatttacaaattaaaatgttAGATTTTTGTaagttcataaattatttttttaaaattaatttataatattttgatttatagtatgaatgataatttatttaaaattacaaatataacaacaaagttaaattaaaaaagatgaggggaaaaaacttaaaaaataaaattgtagtATGAAacataactaaaattatttagtacgtatgaatattttttaaaatgttcaatatttaaaattatttgatatgtatgaatatttatttatattccagTTTTGCATAGgaatattttctcatttttttaaatttaattttgttgttatatttataattctaaataaattattatttttactataaatcgaaatattataaattaattttaaaaaataaataattcataaaaaaaataaataattcatggactaaagaatttttttaattgattcttaaatcaaatgataaatttttttttaaaggtattctcacaaaataaaaataacacttgttaatttcttatacaaaatgtaagaaaaatttagtattactgaaaaaaaattttaaaggtacccttacacaataaaaataagacttgtttatttttttaatatttattgtttgtaatatttaatattatttatgcatacttaaatatttaataaaaactaattaattttattgataaaataaACACAATAAAACATATTTCTTTAATAGTAATCCAttacagtaaaaaaaatattgtttattttttgcCTCATTTTTTTGGcctaatataacaaatatatcTGTAATTAAAGTTTcattagtattaatatttaattaaaaaaaacaaaatctaaACTTTTATGTATTTATCTTATCACATCTGAACAAAACAATTATAACAAGAGATAAATATCACTCCTAAATTTGTCACGTTAATTTCCTTatgtatagaaaaaaaaaatatttttacaccaTAAAATTCACCTTTAAATAAAGTGGTGTACTACTGTACTATATgaaatatttttaacaataaaaaatgtgCGCTATATTGTAATAATCAATCTTGTTCTATTGAAACGAAATGAAATGGTCCACTCATAGTCCCACTAATTAAAagtacttaaaattaaaatttatagcaATAATCTTTATTTGAGTAAATCagtaaatttaaataacattcgCTCTAGCTTCCAAAAAAAATGAGAGGAAACACCAAGATCCAacaacaactagaaaatggaacACCATGATACATAGCTTCATGGATTGAAGCACCCTTATTTCATAGGAAACTGGATCTGCAATGCAAGCTTGTTTTTGAGCAATAGATACCTACAAAATTAAGATCTATTTAACAAGTGCAGCGAGGACTCTGCGAGGGGTGTTGCATGCTCTACGGCCATGAAGGACAGCCAAATTGTCAATCAAGAGAATATCTCCTTTCTGCCAAGGAAGGTCAACAGATTCCTCCTCCAGCATTCTGAGAGCATCTTTGGCCGCATCGAGCGGCAGCGCCTCCCCGTCCGCGAATATCACGGGCTTCTTAGGGTCATCCCAGCCCATGGAGTGGTTGAACCATATACTCTTTTGTCTGCTCTTCACATACTTCACTCCTGGCACTGGCCCTATTGTTTCCTTCACTATTCCATTTTCCAACCATTCCAACTTTATGTTCAGCTTAGCAGCCCTAAACCAATAAAaacattaattaactaatatttctctttaattacagAGTAATACTCTAAATCACTATCTTCAGTTAACTGACCTTTCTTCAGCAACTTTCTTATCATTGGTGGCGAAGGTAGATTTCCAGCCACGGCCAATAGGGGTAGGATCGTCTTCTTCCTGAGTGTGCCTAGTGTAGAACAAGCCAAGCTTCTCTATGCGCTCAATGAACTCAGGGTGCTTCTCCTTCATTCTATCATACACCACGTGGCTCAATACTATTGGTGTTTCTCCTCCCTTCTCCGGCGCCACGTCACAGTAGAAAAACAACTTCCCGGGGTACTCAGGGTACTGTCCAACCACCATAATAAAAAACATTTAGACACCAAATACACGCTTATAAGATAAGACAAGAGAGGGAAGAGAGCGGACCAAGGCCATCTCGTGGTGGAAGTGGATGTTCTGCTCCGGTGGGGACTCATTGGCGGTGAACACACGGCCAATAACGTTGGTGCGGGGAGCGGCGCCACCGTGGTAGGGGAACTCCTCCCAGCCGAAGGCTTCTACGACGTCGTTGAAGTCAGAGGGGTTTTGGATCGGGAATCCTCTGAACACCACGGCACCTCTTTCCCGAATCAGAGAGTCCAGATACTCTCTGTTGCCCTTGATAGACTCCGTAAGTGACACCGTCGTTGCTGCAGGAGGAGCCACCACTGCCGGAAACCTAACTCCGTCGTAAACCTTCTGCTGTGGAACCTGGATCTCCACGAATGCCTCTGATGCCACCATCCTCGATTGATCTGAAATGGTTACTATTGAAGAGAAAATGATaaactatataatatataacaAGACTTGGATTGTGGTCTGGTGAGTGGAGTATTGAGGTTTAGTTTATTTATAGAAGAAAATATGGTTACTAAAAGAGGAGTAATATGAGACATGAGTAACAGTTTTACACTCTCATCTAGCTACCCATCACATTCACATGCATTTGGCAATTtgacattaattaagaaaacacACCAACCAACCCCACTGTCTTCCAAAATGCACAAATCATAATTAAGCCACCACGACCTCAACGTGTTGATATTTTGACTACAAATCATAATTACCAAAgattatattttatacatttgGACACATATATGTACGTTCGCTCAAGGACAATTTAGTAATATCGTTATCAATTGAATGTAGTGGGGATGCGCTCCTATGCCGTATCTCAATTCTCAAGAGAGAGGTTTGTATTGAATAGTTTTCAGATTTATTTTCAGGGATGCTTCCATAAAGACGcagaaaacgtctttttttaaagatattttttaataattaaaatttaacacatataataatttaaattatgttatttttatcaaaattaggtcagaaaaattaatttgataaatgaatagtgaatcaaattttgaatatgtctaaattaatattattttttataaaaaattactacaatacccttattatataaaatgattaaaatactcttattatatatattaattttgaaaatcctaaattctagccCTTTTTCTCTATTGTTATAaggttagaatttaaagtttttaaaattaatatatatatatatatatatatatatatatataatagagatattttagttgtgttttataatagggatattatagtaattttttataaaaaatattaatttacaccaattcaaaatttaatttattaatttttgtgctAAACTGATTTGTCcactctaattttaataaaaataatataatttaactgattatatgtgttaaattttaatttttaaaaaacatctttagaAAAAGACGTTTTTAACATCTTTATTTAAGTGGCtcccttatttttatataaaatgtgGTGGTGAATTTTCCACATTATATCCGTACCATTGTGCCCGAAATAACAGCTGTTGATGCATGgccttataattttaattttaataattaaatatttaatcactgtaaatatatattagttattcgtatacaatatatatttatatatttaataattaattttaatatatagtaatatttttataaaatatatactaaaaattaatcaaattatatatatatttatataacaataaataataactaattttaatacatAAGTAATATTTTGTTATCATTAAATATTTCTGTTTGTTAAATATTATACCAATCACTTTTTAAATAAGCATCGTACTGTTTTTTAATGTGAAATATTAGGTTGGTAAGATCTTGCGTGTATTAACAACCAGACCAAATAAGTTTCgggtaaattatttttaatgtatcaTAAGTATGCACATTTTAGAAGGGAGTAGAACGTGATTCCCTTATGTTGTCAATTGTTTTGATCTGCTAGTggatataaaaaattagaattttgttgTCATGTCTTAAAACACTTAtattaaagtaaaatttattatttgacaTTTAAAATTAGCATTTTAACACATGTATgtatctaataaaaaataaaattatttttattgtaaataatCTGAACAAACAAGTACTCCAAACAAAATCTGACAATATcgtcaaaatattttattaaaaaaacgaAATATCAATATCATGTATTCATGTgggtttttattttcttcctcttcttgtttaATTTCGTAATTAATTTCCCTTCTCGATCTTTATTTGTTCAACATTTTCCCTTCCTTTTTGTGTGTGCACTGTGTACCTACCTCAAGTAGTCACGTGTATTATTGTCTTTGTGCCACTACTGCACAGTCTACACTAATAATACAACTTGGTTGTATTTCTATCGATGTCCTTAAAATTTTGGCCAGTTGCTatgtaaataaaagtaaaaataataaattaaagagctcacataaaatttatttttttaggttttttcttaaaaagaaaaagacacatgCACCCATTTAATTAGGAAACAAAAATTCCTTAATATTAAAtagttttctaattttaaatatcATTTGATGTAGAAATGTTTATGAATCGAATTCCATTCGTTTATCTATAGTAATAGTGTATCTTGtacgggataatacataaaattatattaaaaattttattaaaaaataaaataatatatataataattattattataaatattttataaaattataattaaaatcaaattctcaaaatttttaatattaaaatgttaaaataattaatatttgtcttaatcaatttgaatttGTTAAGTGATCATCTCACTCGTCTACTTAAACAACTATCAGGAGTTAGAATCTCGCCTTGCGTATATAGCAATGCATTGGCTAGCGTTAAACTCTTAATAAATAGAGTATCAATACGTGGTTAGACTTGGCAGGAGTTTTCGAATACGCGGGTACTCGACCCGTTCATACCCAGATGGAAAGAGTAATAATTTGATCCAAGTCGGGACAGATTTTGCTCAAAACAGGGTATATAgtcgggtttagggtgtacccgccccgaatatatacatataaacacttttaggaattaggatttgccTCACATCACAGATGATTCATAGCTTCGGTCTATACTCTATAGCCATGCAAGATAAACTCAGTCATCCTCactcaaaattttattcttttcgcCTTCTTCACAAAAAAATCGCATAGCTCGCGTCATGTTGTTGCTGAGTCCATCGCCGCCTACCTATTCACAACTCCCATCTTCTTTCACAGCCATGGACGAACCCAcgtttatacaattttttttaaaaaaattaatacttatatacatatatatataccacttattatattatatttgtctcaaaataaaatataaatagttttttgtattttatgttaaaaaatattttgttaaacttaacacataataattatattgttaaatttgatttagtatgaaaaataaataagtacactaaaaaaagtgataattaattatattatattagttaattaattaataattaaattaaaacttagttttttaattaaatataacttaaattattagtgatttttttaaaaattatttaagataaaaaaatatattatctatatattaatatattgtaattattttggttaaaaaatttatttatactataaaaataataataagtagatttgataattaaatatgagataataaaaagtaaaataattgtttaaaaatatatataaaaaataatatttagtcatgttaaaaataaaaaaaagtccatataaatatttttttgttattttaaatattatactatgtgtatgaaattatatttttattattttaaatattataataatgattATGTGTATACTTCTagttcttatcaatatgtattagatagttctaattttaaattttgaatatatctaaACCAATTTAGATTGGTCAAGTGATCAACTTAGTCATCCGCTTAAGTAAGTATTGAGGGTTCGAATTCTGTCTCGTATGTATAGCAAATCGTTGCCAGCCAATTGtagatttttaaatgaaattcaaattcatGACGGATTTGTCCTTAACTTGTTGAGTATTGTGGGAAGCAAAAAAATATCtatactaaattttattatatttttgtccccattactaaatttttctgggtccgtcactgttCACAGCTTATGTCATCATCGTTGCTCATCCCGTTACCGTCGCTGTTGAGTCCGTCGCCACATTTCTCCTGCTGAGTCCCTTTTTTTTAGgtaaatttctctctctctctctctctctctctctctctctctttctctctctctcattgcgAGTCTGTtaaattcttctcttcttctttcacaGACTCATCACTTAGTTGCCTTCGCTATGAGCCTCGGACGTTGTCGTTGCAATTTCATCTAAGTCTGTCaccgaataaaatagaatttttattcaagttaaaaatagacatgcatgagatcattttTGCATGCAATTTCTGGattttctcatccaaatttgatctatgtggttGAGTATTTTAGTATGAGATCATCGTGGTTTTGTTGtgacactaatgtgataaaaattttggtaatttcataactaatatatgagatAGACCATATTATGAAAGTAATAAGAGAAATAACATTCAAATTTGCGTGTAAAATTTATAAGAGGTTATctcagaaaaatatatatttataatccaAGTACGTAGAAGATTGTTAGAAAATTATgatttcttaatatatttatggataatacatatattaattataatcgtaaattaagtaatttcacattaaatgacttatacaatggtgatctcatttattgtcataaatgttgaattaaataagtcattattacttttgatttagataaatgagattaaaatcatagatactattttatttaagttttagggtttattgagtgtcacactcaaatataaataatgactttagaattttggtctccaacacatcaaactCGCCTTCGTAGCTCTTTTCCCACCGTAAAATTAAGATCAGCCCTATCAAAAATACAGAAGGTTTTAGTTGACTaagatcaaagaaccacaagAGCCAAACTCTCTTATCTCAATCATACTCTCGAATAAAGAGACGCTTCTACGctcttagttatattttttaatgagttAACATGAATGATCTTGAGGTTGAGAAATCCTAAAATTTTcagctaaaataaaaattttattcaatcaaatgataataaataattttattgaattaaattatattaatgtgatcattggatgataaagaatgctaaaaaaataaataaataatattttaagagtataaaaatattaaattgtcatttcaatttatttttttaatcaacgataataaatatcttaaattaattaaatttttacaaaaattatacacctaaaactatttcattttttcaaaaatcttttgatAATACAATGATTCAATGAGAGGTTAACTATTGAGAATTaagtataatatttttaaattcgtattttcaataaaaaatatacttagtTCTGTCCAtcctaaataattctatattcactattacttatccatctaaataattctaacattGATAGAATACTATTTTTAGATGCaaacaatttaaaatatatttattctatttcaaaaattaatattcatatttaacttagaatcctaacaaatatgacaaaaaatattatatttttagttaaaaattaaagtaaaatatctataaatatatttttgtactttagctttagatttttcaaaaaaatttggcaagttaatggaatcaaatcatatttctataacatatataagaatgtctattacacataaataaaaaaattaggtatagtaagaacaaatacataaattaaaataaaatttagaaaaataagaaccaataaaatattgaaggaaagaaatataaatagaagagaaataaaattattagatgaaagagaaataatttaataaattttatgtgtatataaaagaagaataaaaagaagatatacAGTGCTTTATTTAATTTAGCAAAATTTATGAGAATAAACACatagaataagagaataaaaaatataataaaaagaagcTAGCTAAACATTTGaattaatatcaaaaaataaaaaatactaaaataatgataatctatcataatcttaatcttttaatataattaattaataataatataattagtctaccataatcaattttgttactcactttaaccttattattcatttattgtatctaaaaaagtatataatgtcacacttatttttaaaaagatgaaactcttcaaatatacggtataatatataatttaagaataataaaataaaaatatctagaattttataatagtatttaaaattttcaatgacgATAATACAAAGTGTTTAAATCGACCAAATAAATTCAATAGTTATCCTTTgcacatcttatttaaatttgaatcttaaaatttacttttatctttttttttctaatatcaaaattttgacaaaaaatagagaaaaaaatttattagacaaaaaaaatatccgatcaaaaaattattataaggagatttataattagacaaaaaaagaataaaagtattaataataattaagaaaaagaaacgaAACTTGTATTAAAGAatgttagaaaagaaataataaagttcatattaataataataataatgctgagGAATGATGTTGCTGCTTTAGACTTTTAACCTTCGTCTTTGGCCATCTTTTTTTctgttctttgctttttttttaattatcaagtcataaaaaaataaagaacaattcaagaaaacgaAAACAGCAAGATCGAAAACAGTAAGATCAATAGTAACtatacaaatcaaaatatataggagaaaaataaactattatatgatagaattaacatgagtatatttcatcattaaataaacaaagttaatgcACAATAAAATTACAtgtaaagagaaaaataaaagaaaaaagagttaaaatatccaaagtgataaaaagattattttatagaagactataa contains:
- the LOC112703090 gene encoding clavaminate synthase-like protein At3g21360, producing MVASEAFVEIQVPQQKVYDGVRFPAVVAPPAATTVSLTESIKGNREYLDSLIRERGAVVFRGFPIQNPSDFNDVVEAFGWEEFPYHGGAAPRTNVIGRVFTANESPPEQNIHFHHEMALYPEYPGKLFFYCDVAPEKGGETPIVLSHVVYDRMKEKHPEFIERIEKLGLFYTRHTQEEDDPTPIGRGWKSTFATNDKKVAEERAAKLNIKLEWLENGIVKETIGPVPGVKYVKSRQKSIWFNHSMGWDDPKKPVIFADGEALPLDAAKDALRMLEEESVDLPWQKGDILLIDNLAVLHGRRACNTPRRVLAALVK